Genomic window (Magnolia sinica isolate HGM2019 chromosome 6, MsV1, whole genome shotgun sequence):
TTTGAGCCCAAATTTCAACCCGGCCTGGCCCAACCAATTTAATATTATTAGGCTAAGTATTATCCTACTTGGCCTGGCTTGGCCCAATAGCTGGGACAATGCCAGGACCATTGATAGTGATAATGATAATGCCTCACAAGCTAGGCCTGAGTGTTTTTTTGGGGAAAGGTAACTCTATCAGGGATTGAACCATGGATCACTCTCATACACTCTCTACCAGCTCATATAATGAGCAGGAGACTAGGCCTGAGTTTTCAGGCACAATAACGGAGTATTCTTCATCCTAATAGTTCAGTTTGGCCTTGATTGCTATTTGGGTGGCGAGTGGGCGGGGTTGGCCTGTACCCAGCCCGACGTATGTCCAGCTGCACCCATCTTGAAGTACTTCCTGCTTTGGGCTGTGCCTACACGCCCCCAGGATTGGCCTTAGTTTTCAGGCCTGATAACTAATTATGTTTGGCTTGAGTGTTCCTTTAGGTCCAATGTTTGAGCCCGGTCTGGACCAACCAATTTAATATTGCTAGCTAGGCCAAGCCTTGTCCTACTAGGCCTGGTTTTGCCCAAGTCCTGTCCCCTATCTCACGGGCTGGGCGGGCTTTGGACTAAGGCTCTTAGCTTCGCAACCCTATTTTGGCCTAATTTTCAGGTCTAGAGCTGTacgctaactgagctagctcggttaactcccTTGGATCGTCTTGGACCCTTGGATCGTCTTGGAtaagctcgactcgaaagctagGTTGggccgagctgattttttgagctcggaaGAATTTCGAGCCGAGCTCGAATCGGCTCGAATTATAacttaataatataatattatatatataacttaaataatatattatattttatattatatataatatttaaaatagaGCCCGCCCatataaaaactaaaaagaaaactcGAACTAGGCTCTAAAcctccagctcgaacttggctcaagctgctgaccaaaccaagccgagctggccagtcgggCTCGAGGACTAAGCCGAGCCGAACTCGAGCTAGGGTAGGCTGCTGGCTCaaccgagccgagctgtgccaagcttgactcagttTGGCTCGTGTCCAGCTCTATTCAGGCCTGATAACTAATTATGTTTGGCTTGAGTATTCCTTTAGGCTCAATGCTTCAGCTGAGTCTGGACCTACCAATTTGATATTGctagctaggctgagttttgTCTTACTAGGCCTGGTTTTGCCCAAGTCATCTCCCCGAGCTTATGGGCTGGGCCGGCTTTGGACTAAGGCTCTTTGCTTTGCAACCCTATTTTCTATCCTACGGATCGTAGAAAAAAGCTCAGTCTTGCAGTCTAGTGGCATCTATATTGAGGACAAATGACAACCAAACCATTCTAGTAATTTAATCTCCCTTGCCTTCTATCTTGCACATTAAGGAAATTTTAAACTGACATGATTATAACACCTTGTTTGCTTATTCTTTTAGTCATTTAATTTTCTCGAACTTTATCTGAAAGAGATGGTCAATCTACCTTTACTGATTTTCTACTCCTTTAAAAGAAGACAGAAATGCTATTATGCCACACGTGAGTAATGGAGTTCCTTGTTGCATGCATCATGACGGCTCAATTGTATAGATGGTACTTGTGTGTCAAGATAGTTGATTTGGTCCTGGCCCACCTTGTGGTTGGTGGCATACTAAAATGTGACGTGATTAGCTTGTTCCTTGTGGTAGCCAACTGATCAGTGGGCTGAAGAGGGATGGTTCCCTTGAAAGAGAGCTAGGATTCTTGCCAGAGTCAAAAAAATGGTCAGAGTTGTCTAATCGCTGTAACTTTTGGTTCATAGCCTGTCCATGTAGTGCCCGACAAGACTAACAGTTCATATTTGCCATTTGTAAGATGAGGACAGCACTGCACAGAGTTTTTAGGACAGCTGTTGTAATAGCATTTGTCAGCGATTAATAGCTTGGTGGTTAAGAGTTGAAAGTTCTCTGGAACTTTTTGCCGAAACAGTTCCCTGTGTTGCCTTGTTCAGGAATTGCATTGAGTCTGGAGCCCTTTGCTGATTGTTTCCAGCATAATATTCATGTAGAACCTCAGCAAACTTCCATCACTTTCTGTTTGATTGTGATTTTAAGAGACCTCTCGTTTATTTGAATGTTTCAATCtgccttctttttcttcctctcaAGTTCTGTTGTTCCATTTGCTAAATAGTCATACTGCATTACAGAGTACTATTCTAAACCCTGCCATTGAAATATTACATTGAGATTTTCCTGACATTTTCCTTTTCTTGTCGCACATAAACATCTAAGTGCGACACACCATTAATGGTCTTTTGTTCCCTTCCATGGACTGCAAGAGGTATTTACATTTGATAATCTCCCTCTACCAAATCCGTTTTCTTTTACAGGTGAAGCGACTTTTAGATGAAGGCATGGATGTTAATGTGCCTGCATGGGGCCCCAAATCACAAGGTGTGACCCCTCTCCATCTTGCTGCTCAGGGAGGCCACCTCAAGGTCATGGATGAATTACTGGAGCGTGGTGCAAACATTGATGCAAGAACAAAGGGAGCATGTGGCTGTAAGTACCCCAATCCCCTGAAAAAGAAAATGTAGTGTATTTAATAAGATATTTTGTAGAGGGTTTGACTGCAAGTTGTAATCTTGCTTTTTATAGTCACAATCTGGTCCTGTTGCCAGGCTGTACACAAATGCGGTTGGTTAACATGTACACGCATGACAAGGCAGTGACTGAATGCACCAGTTAGATTGGACCTCCAAAGGGATTATCAAACTTGGACCTGAGCCCCCTGCCATTGGATTGTTTGCTTTTGAGTTCTTGTCATGGATGCTTGCTTGGCCTGAAAGTGTGCCAAGAATGGCTAATATATGCATGATCCTACCATGACGTTTGCTGGCTCCTCAAGCACCTTCATGCACACACATGCCAACGTGACATGTTGAACATCTGACCTatgtgtgcaaaaaaaaaaaaaaaaaaaaaaaacctggaaCAAAAATAGGCTGGCTTGCACCAGTCCGAAAACAATGGTCGATTAGAGAAAACTTGCTTATGGGTCTACATAAAGATCCCAGTATGGCCTGCCTGATCAATCGGTGATCCGAAAGATGGGACTAGCTCATGCACAGGTTATTGTCCAACCCCATGCTGTGTGTACAGATGCGTGTGGGTCTGGCAGACAGCATATCATATATAGATTAATAATTAGGTAATTTTCCTCTATTTTTTTCCTTGGACAACAATGGACAATCTAATTTGTACCACCTTCATGCCAGCTATTCTCTGATctgagccctctctctctctctctgcaaaaaCTCTGAGGCCTTGTTTGTTTGCTCCTTAAAAAGGAGTTCACCTCATTTTAAgcaacagtaattatgtattcaaaattttgaaagggTTAAAAATAATATTGACAACCCACCACAATTTATATAACCATATAtgatacataattactgttaactaaaacgaGAAGAAATTTTTTTTGCATGGCAACCAAACAGGGTCTTGTAAAAGTAAATCAAATTGAAATGGTGTGATATCTGGCGTAAGCTTGCTGCTGTGTGGATTAATATTCTTGAACATGTTGTCTGAAACAGGGACACCACTGCACAGTGCAGCCAAGGAGCGAAACAAGGAAGCAGTCAAATTCCTCGTTGAAAATGGGGCATTCTTGCCTCCCGATATAAATGACAGCAGGTTTAATCCACCTCTCCACTACTGCTCTGGCCTGGAATGGGCATATGAGATGAAGCGTGTTCAAGAAGGAAACCTCTCTGGCGACTGTTCCTACAGCTCCGGAAGCTAATTGATCTGTCTCACTACTTTTTTTCAACACTCCAACAAACCTTGATATCTATCTGGGAGAGGATGAACTGAATTCATACTGGGAACTTGAACACATTGTTTCAGCTTTGTTCTTATTTCTCTAAAAACGcttattttctgttttgtttgTTCAAGTACAAAACAAAAGGTGTGTGATCTGAAATAAGAATCATCTTGTCTGTCCAAAAGCTTAATCTTTGCACGTGATTATGATTTGCTAGCAATACGTTGATGGGGCTCTTACACATTTTGGCCCCACACGGACATTTGTGGAAAGGCTTGTACTGGAAACTGACATGGCCACGGAATTGGAAGTCTCTGGCAAATGGCTTCCATTTTACGTCAGAACTGACAACAGACAGGCAACGGTCCACACCCAGCTGTGCGGTACGGTCTTATCCCCAACAACATGCCACTCGTGTAGGGCATCACTACTGTGAAATTGTCCCAATAGGCGTACCACACCTGTCATATGTTGAGTCAgaccgtgcggcccacctgatgtgtggaatGGCTTAATTTTTGTTAAGATGATCTTCATCGTAGAGCTGACAGTTTCCATGGGTACTAATACCCCTAGTGATAGGCACGAAAGCTGGTGtggtaccacaagttgtggtaccttgCCTGGGATGCAGATTGCGCACTTGGTAACTCAGTaagctcatgtggggcccactgtgataagcTCATGTCTCATCcgttttttcacctcattttagggcatgagcccgaaaTTGAAGCACATCTGGGAACGgtaggaattgaacgcctaccagtAGAAACGTCTTATGGCCACCGGAGTTTTGGATCTGGGCCTAGAAAGGTCCATTCTTTCTACCACTtagctttggatattattcaattTTGGGATTCGTTGGatattttggactcatgccctaaatggCTCTCCAGCGGACAaagtaatgaaaaaaaaaagaagaagaagaaaagtacaTAGAATCCAAAAAAGAAGTCGTACTTAAAAAAGTGTAAGAATGGGAATGGAAACCTGTACACTGTTCaaaaacagtaaaaaaaaaaaaggtttcctTTGGCGCCTGTGGGTAATcggaaaaagaaaagataagaacaaagatggacggtcaggattctGGACTGCTCATCCTCGGCAGCACATGGATTGCGATGACCTCTGTCATGGGTGGTGGATCAACGACCCAGATTCTCGCTGGTCTTTTGACCACATCAACAACCGCGATGCCAGCGCTCCCCGTGCAAATGGCACAGATCCTTCCCCCGCCTGCCGCTATCTGCGTTGCCCCTCTCAGATTCTTCGACTTAATCACCTCCTTCCAGCAATCCATGTCCGGATCATACTCCATCAAGACGCCGTTTTCTTCGTCGACGACGTAGATCACCTCCTCATCCATGGCTGCTGTCGGTCCGGTCCACCCGGCAAGCAGCCCTTCTGGCATCTCCTCCCACCGATCCCTCTCGACGTTGTAGACCGCGCCTTCCTTTGCAGCATTCCCCTTCACATTCACCATATAAAGCTTTCCCTTGAGTCCGACCGCATCGACCGCCTCCCGGCTGAATTTTCCGTCCTTGCGCGGCGCAACCTTCTCCCATCTCGGATTCTTAAGGTCCCAGCGCTGGGCGGATCGGGCAACGTCCGCGCTGTAATCGGCGCCGACGCCGCTGGCGACGTAGACGGCGCCGCTGACGGAGCCGGCGGCGCACCAGCGGCGCGGAGTGGGGATTGGGGGGCCGAGGCGCCACTGGTTGGAGACGGGGTGGAAGATGAAGGGATGGGAGAGGGCGGGGAGTAGACGGTGAGTGGTGGCGGCGAGGAGGATGAGGTGGCCGGAGATGGAGATGGATTGGATGGAGAGGTGGCGGGAGATAAAGGAGGGGTGGCGGAGGAGGAGGTGGGGGAGAGGGGGGTGGTTAGGAGGGGGGTTGGGGACGGGAATCCACGTGGCGGAGAGGGGATCGAAGGAGAAGAAGCCGAGAGGGGTCGAGGGTGAGGTGGAAAAGAGAAGGGcgtagagagagaggaaaggagggAAGGAAGGAGAGTAGAGGAGGCGACGCCAGGAGCGGCAAACGGAGTAGAGGAGAGGTGCTGGGACATTAGAGAGGCAGTGCTGGGCGATGTGGTCGGGCAGCCCGGGCAGCAGTGGCTGCTCTTCCTCCTGTTCCTGCCCCTGCCCGGACTGATTGCTGCTGGCCTTGCTACGCTTCGCTGCAGTGCCGATGGTGGTGCTGTTTGCCATTGCAGGGagattgctctctctctctctctcccccctcaaCCGCTCCTCATTTCCAACATCAGTCTATCTCGCATTTGGAGAAGTTGAGGAGTCTCTCTCTCCGGCTGGATTTTTATTCGAAGCGGATTACTGAAAATGGCCTCGGTGTTTCTTGGATTTACGAAAAAGGGACGGGACTATTCAAACGGATAATATTGCTTTGGAATAAAAGGATTGGCGTCTGTATTGCAACTTGCATGAGTGGGAATAGAATCGTTTGATACtcagtgtgatggttgatacgcaggcagaCATTACTCACAGATtgtctatttcaacaaacaagtgtccaccaaaTTAGCGGACAGGATTGCTCAAGCAAAGATTTTGGGAATCTGCATTAGTAAGAGAGGGTTCCGTTGGGGAGCCGCATAAGCACATAAAGTGAAATAAATTACATGCAATCGTACAACTAAGTCTATGCaagaataatttaaattttacgttaaaaaaaaaagaacagttttgaaaaaaaaaattactatgaCACGAAATGATTAACAATACATTATGAAAGTAAAATTTTATAAGAGATAATCTTAACTATTTAAACAAGCCTCACATTTCTTTTCACAAACTCTAGTTATAACCTTAAATCTTTAAGAACAATTTAGAGCTAATACACATTTTTCTATCATAAATACAGATTATATTTGTTACATACCGTATCACAAATAtattagaaaataaattacacatTTACTCAATTTTGCACACATCTTCGATGAGACTTTTGATGCCCAAGCCTTATTATTATCAAATTGATGGCATCAAATTAACACGTATATGATTTAGACAATTGAATTTTAGTTATGGAGATTTCCTGCTTATCAAGCGCGCGCTGCCAGAGTGTAATTCTCTCAGCGGGAAAGTCGGTCGTTGGAAAGTTGCAACGGTATTTACTTTCTAGAAAAGGTGTAGGGTTGAAGTTTTTCTTTTAAACCCGGAAATGTCTTCCAATTTGCTAGTTTTTCGTAAGCATCAGAATCACATGGACCCTCCATTAGAAAGGTTATAAACTCAAATCAAATTGACTGAATGATATCACGGTTGACTTTGTATACATTAGCTGTCCACCTTGTCTGCTCTAATCTTTGCATGTAAAAAGGAGGAGCGATGCTAAGGGCATGTTGGATTGGGGATTATCACGTAGTCATAAACATGCATCGAAGTCCTACGCATATCCTTCAAAAGTTTTACATTGTTCCTATTCGTGTGGCCCATTAGAGCTTTTTTCCGGCTGATATTTTGTATATACGGTTAAATAATGATTCTCACCTGATAGACGGACTGGATTCACATATAAAACATGTTGGCCCACCAGATCTTGGGTGTTTTACGAAAAAAAGGTGTTGTAGACAAATCCGATCCGTCTCTCAGCTTTGGGATTGGCCGTGGCACGTGGGAAATAAGTGGGAAAAAGCGAGGGCAGAAACGTAAATACAGAACAGCCATTTTATAAAAGCAGCGACGTAAGGTTTTAAGTCCAGATGAAGAGTGAGACGGAAGGGAATCCCCTACAACAGTTCTACGCAGTGCGTGAAGCACCtaagctctgtggagcccaccatgttgtatatgtaaaatccactccgttcataaggTTCTATCCTCAATTATAAGACCTGATAAAAAAGAAACAGGGGATACACAAccaatgtgggtcacaccacagggaacaatgggatGTGATACCAACCATAAGTTTGTATTGGGgtgaccgtgatgtttatgtttcATCAAACCCGTCAATCATGCATGTCTAATCAAGATGAAGTGAATGTACATCAATCagccggatccaaaactcatttgggccaCGCTGTGTGAACTTAGAGCCTTTAGAAGCAATTTAAGATTgtttccattggtatggcccataaaCGAGGtttcccacctgatggacggagtagatttaaataaaaaaaacaatagTGGGGCACATATAGCTTTAAATATAAATAAGGTATCGTAAAATGATTCCAGTCCGAAAGGGACAAGTGATGAAAGAGGAAACAGATAAATGCAGGAAGGCAGGACAGGTCCGGTTGTTGAGTGCTCTGCAGAGGTAGGCCTTCGGTTGTACGTATTTCTTGACCATTCTTTCCTTTGTCCAATCTTTCCTTCTGCTTCGGCCCTTACATGGAAGAGATTTTTTTCCATTCTTTCCTTCTGCTTCCGCGCTTTCATGGAAGAGATTTCAGAGGGAGATCTTCCGTACAATGTTGGATGGTAActtcacggacgcggatttcccatGAAAGGTTTTCTCACGAAGTTACTGcgccgtgatgtttgtgaaaaatccaccatgtccatccgttttgagatcttATTTTAGGGCGAGCGACTAAAAACGAACCGATTCTAagactcaagtgaatcacacgaGTTGGAAAACTGAGAAAAGAAATTCCTAgtagttaaaaccttcctagctCCAatttgatgtttaaatgccatcctaaccctttaaagagagaaaaaaaaaaaaaaaaaaaacttagaaccCTTTTGGgcgcgtggatttgaaaccctcctctTATGTTTAGCACCCATGATTGGGaataactttaatccaaaagtacgcATGTATATTTtgcgggggtttgaatttaattactatatcata
Coding sequences:
- the LOC131247889 gene encoding phytochrome-interacting ankyrin-repeat protein 2-like, producing MPQEQVVPLRRQLSSRRSFRCSGDTDDRGWTLLHIGARKGNLKEVKRLLDEGMDVNVPAWGPKSQGVTPLHLAAQGGHLKVMDELLERGANIDARTKGACGWTPLHSAAKERNKEAVKFLVENGAFLPPDINDSRFNPPLHYCSGLEWAYEMKRVQEGNLSGDCSYSSGS
- the LOC131247888 gene encoding F-box/kelch-repeat protein SKIP25-like; protein product: MANSTTIGTAAKRSKASSNQSGQGQEQEEEQPLLPGLPDHIAQHCLSNVPAPLLYSVCRSWRRLLYSPSFPPFLSLYALLFSTSPSTPLGFFSFDPLSATWIPVPNPPPNHPPLPHLLLRHPSFISRHLSIQSISISGHLILLAATTHRLLPALSHPFIFHPVSNQWRLGPPIPTPRRWCAAGSVSGAVYVASGVGADYSADVARSAQRWDLKNPRWEKVAPRKDGKFSREAVDAVGLKGKLYMVNVKGNAAKEGAVYNVERDRWEEMPEGLLAGWTGPTAAMDEEVIYVVDEENGVLMEYDPDMDCWKEVIKSKNLRGATQIAAGGGRICAICTGSAGIAVVDVVKRPARIWVVDPPPMTEVIAIHVLPRMSSPES